The Psychrobacter sp. LV10R520-6 genome includes a region encoding these proteins:
- the pstC gene encoding phosphate ABC transporter permease subunit PstC, which yields MAGLNLQTQLNKQKRWDAIFVTTTKAAALFVLLSLGAILLSLVIGAWPSMQAFGLDFYTSNNWDPVANEYGALAPIYGTLVTSAMALAIAVPISFGIAIFLTELCPSFLKKPLGIAIELLAGIPSIIYGMWGLFVFAPFFGNNIQPWLTENLGGLPLIGKLFVGAPMGIGLFTASLVLAIMIIPFIAATMRDVFAVVPALLKESAYGMGATRWEVMFKIVLPYAKTGVVGGIILGLGRALGETMAVTFLIGNTFNISPSMFASGVSITSALANEFAEASDPLHLSALLHLGLILFMITFIVLSISRLLLRGMDKRAGE from the coding sequence ATGGCAGGACTTAATTTGCAGACACAACTGAACAAACAAAAACGTTGGGATGCAATATTTGTCACCACTACCAAAGCGGCAGCACTTTTTGTGTTGCTAAGCTTAGGGGCGATTTTACTGTCACTGGTTATCGGTGCGTGGCCAAGTATGCAAGCGTTTGGACTGGACTTTTATACCAGTAATAACTGGGATCCAGTCGCCAATGAATATGGCGCTCTTGCCCCTATTTATGGCACGCTTGTCACTTCCGCTATGGCGCTGGCTATTGCCGTTCCTATTAGCTTTGGTATTGCGATATTTTTGACTGAGCTGTGTCCCTCTTTTCTCAAGAAGCCACTGGGCATTGCCATCGAGCTGTTAGCCGGTATTCCTTCTATCATTTATGGTATGTGGGGTTTATTCGTATTCGCACCTTTTTTTGGCAACAACATCCAGCCATGGCTGACCGAAAATTTAGGCGGTTTGCCCCTCATCGGTAAGCTTTTCGTTGGTGCGCCGATGGGTATTGGTTTATTCACCGCCTCGTTGGTGCTTGCCATTATGATTATTCCCTTTATTGCCGCCACCATGCGTGATGTGTTTGCGGTTGTGCCTGCACTTCTCAAAGAATCTGCCTATGGCATGGGCGCGACCAGGTGGGAAGTAATGTTTAAGATTGTTCTACCCTATGCCAAAACTGGTGTGGTTGGCGGCATCATCTTAGGGTTAGGTCGGGCGCTGGGGGAAACTATGGCGGTGACCTTTTTGATTGGTAATACCTTTAATATCAGTCCCAGTATGTTTGCTTCGGGGGTCTCTATCACTTCAGCCTTGGCCAATGAATTCGCGGAAGCGTCCGATCCGCTGCATCTATCGGCGCTGCTGCATTTAGGGCTGATACTATTTATGATTACCTTTATCGTTCTGAGTATCTCACGTCTGCTGCTACGCGGCATGGATAAGCGTGCTGGAGAATAA
- the pstA gene encoding phosphate ABC transporter permease PstA yields MASDQRLYRRRRLWNKVGLGFAASAMIFGLFWLSWILITLGVEGFSGLVQMPVFTADTPPPMTDGGLRNVIVGSLMISGSGLFIGAPIGLLAGIYLAEFSHGNWLGQVIRFLNDILLSAPSIVIGLFIYAILVKNYSFSGWAGACALALIVIPVVVRTTESMLLLVPNTLREAAYALGTPKWKLVLGVTIKAARAGLITGVLLAFARITGETAPLLFTALNNQYFSLDMSNAMGNMPITIYQFAMSPYDNWHTLAWAAALLITLTVLTLNVAARYIGGKEYN; encoded by the coding sequence ATGGCCAGCGACCAAAGGTTATATCGCCGTCGCCGACTGTGGAATAAAGTAGGATTGGGCTTTGCAGCCTCAGCTATGATATTTGGGCTATTTTGGCTGTCGTGGATTTTGATTACTTTAGGCGTTGAAGGCTTTAGCGGTTTGGTGCAAATGCCAGTATTTACCGCCGACACGCCACCACCAATGACCGACGGTGGTCTGCGCAACGTTATTGTCGGCTCGCTGATGATTTCAGGTAGTGGATTGTTTATCGGGGCGCCAATTGGCCTGCTGGCAGGGATTTACTTGGCGGAATTCTCGCATGGCAATTGGCTGGGACAAGTCATTCGTTTTTTAAATGACATTCTGTTATCTGCCCCATCTATTGTGATTGGCTTATTCATCTATGCAATATTAGTCAAAAATTATAGCTTTTCTGGTTGGGCAGGCGCGTGTGCCCTAGCGTTAATTGTCATTCCAGTGGTGGTAAGAACCACCGAAAGCATGCTGTTATTAGTGCCCAATACTCTGCGTGAAGCAGCTTACGCGTTAGGAACGCCGAAATGGAAGCTGGTACTGGGCGTAACCATCAAAGCAGCGCGGGCAGGCTTAATCACCGGCGTACTATTGGCATTTGCGCGTATCACTGGCGAGACTGCTCCGCTGTTATTTACCGCGTTGAATAATCAATACTTCAGCTTAGACATGAGCAATGCGATGGGCAATATGCCCATCACTATTTATCAATTTGCTATGAGCCCTTATGACAATTGGCATACCTTAGCCTGGGCGGCAGCATTATTAATTACCTTAACAGTGCTTACCTTGAATGTAGCAGCACGCTATATCGGCGGCAAAGAATATAACTAA
- the pstB gene encoding phosphate ABC transporter ATP-binding protein PstB translates to MPAPKLQVRDLNFYYGSFRALKDISLDIPEKQVTAFIGPSGCGKSTLLRTFNRMYDLYPNMRAEGQIHLDGHDVLAKSMDVNLLRAKVGMVFQKPTPFPMSIFDNVAFGVRLYEKMSKAELAERVEWALKKAALWNEVKDKLSASGLSLSGGQQQRLCIARGVATKPEVLLLDEPTSSLDPISTGAIEALIEDLKQDYTIAIVTHNMQQAARISDYTAYMYLGDMVEMGNTDQIFTNPSQQATEDYITGRYG, encoded by the coding sequence ATGCCTGCCCCAAAACTCCAAGTCCGTGACTTAAATTTTTATTACGGTAGCTTTCGTGCTCTAAAAGACATCTCCCTTGATATTCCCGAAAAGCAAGTAACCGCATTTATCGGCCCTTCTGGCTGCGGTAAGTCGACGCTACTGCGTACCTTTAATCGCATGTATGACTTATATCCCAATATGCGCGCTGAAGGTCAGATTCATCTTGATGGTCATGACGTATTGGCTAAATCAATGGATGTCAATTTACTACGCGCTAAGGTAGGCATGGTTTTCCAGAAGCCCACGCCGTTTCCGATGTCCATTTTTGATAATGTGGCTTTCGGGGTACGGTTGTACGAAAAGATGTCGAAGGCGGAGCTTGCCGAGCGAGTAGAGTGGGCGCTTAAAAAAGCCGCACTGTGGAATGAAGTTAAAGACAAGCTATCGGCCTCAGGCTTGTCATTGTCTGGCGGCCAGCAGCAGAGATTGTGTATCGCGCGCGGAGTGGCCACTAAGCCTGAAGTCTTATTATTAGATGAGCCCACCTCATCGCTTGACCCTATCTCAACGGGGGCAATCGAGGCTTTGATTGAGGACTTAAAGCAAGACTATACCATTGCTATCGTGACCCATAACATGCAGCAAGCGGCGCGAATTTCTGACTACACCGCTTATATGTATTTGGGCGATATGGTAGAGATGGGCAACACCGACCAGATTTTTACCAATCCTTCGCAGCAAGCGACTGAGGATTATATTACTGGGCGTTATGGCTAA
- the phoU gene encoding phosphate signaling complex protein PhoU: MSNQMFHTSKSFDQDLTETTDLFLEMGALAGQQVAQAMHALIEGDMNLAYQVVEQDSAINQLEVLIDERVLLLVAKRQPAARDLRYVMAISKGVVDIERIGDEAAKIAHMAQQVAADSVTSASDHEVQHLSNQVRMMLHSALAAFEHLKAERAFDVMRSDGNVDFEYQSAIRALMTYVMEDPRQVSHVINLMWILRALERIGDHARNIAELVIYISSGTDVRHSDFEKVQQAIDASKVG; the protein is encoded by the coding sequence ATGTCCAATCAAATGTTCCACACCTCCAAAAGCTTTGACCAAGACTTAACCGAGACCACTGATTTATTTTTAGAGATGGGTGCGCTTGCTGGGCAGCAAGTGGCACAAGCGATGCACGCTTTGATAGAAGGCGATATGAATTTGGCCTATCAGGTGGTTGAGCAGGACAGTGCGATCAATCAGTTAGAGGTACTAATTGATGAGCGAGTACTATTATTAGTGGCTAAAAGGCAACCGGCGGCTCGCGACTTGCGCTATGTCATGGCGATCAGTAAAGGGGTGGTAGATATTGAGCGTATCGGCGATGAGGCGGCTAAGATTGCCCATATGGCGCAGCAAGTGGCCGCTGATAGTGTTACAAGTGCGAGCGATCATGAAGTACAGCATTTGAGTAATCAGGTGCGTATGATGCTACACAGTGCGCTAGCAGCCTTTGAGCATTTAAAAGCAGAGCGCGCCTTTGATGTGATGCGTAGCGATGGCAACGTGGACTTTGAATATCAGTCTGCCATTCGCGCCTTGATGACCTACGTTATGGAAGACCCACGGCAAGTCAGTCATGTGATTAACTTGATGTGGATACTCAGAGCGCTTGAGCGCATCGGTGACCATGCCCGCAATATTGCCGAGCTAGTGATTTATATCAGCAGTGGCACGGATGTGCGCCATAGTGATTTTGAAAAGGTGCAACAAGCGATTGACGCTAGCAAAGTAGGCTAG
- a CDS encoding oxidative damage protection protein — protein sequence MTENFNPQANTVFCRKYQQDLPKMAHPPFPNKKGQELQETVSEKAWKEWLEHQTMLINENHLSMMDPEAKKFLTEQRDKFLDNENYERAQGWTPETKS from the coding sequence ATGACCGAGAATTTCAATCCCCAAGCCAATACCGTATTTTGCCGTAAATATCAGCAAGATCTACCTAAAATGGCGCATCCTCCCTTCCCGAACAAAAAAGGTCAAGAGCTACAAGAAACAGTATCGGAAAAGGCATGGAAAGAATGGCTCGAGCACCAAACTATGCTGATTAACGAAAACCATTTAAGTATGATGGATCCTGAAGCCAAGAAATTCTTGACGGAACAACGTGATAAATTTTTGGATAATGAAAACTATGAACGTGCTCAGGGCTGGACACCAGAAACCAAAAGCTAG
- the argH gene encoding argininosuccinate lyase, producing the protein MNATSSNPSNPEQNKNSHASDSSTDAATTNAAAQNSPGQQMWGGRFSEATDSFVAAFTASVGFDQRFARHDIEGSIAHATMLKECDILSADEVATIIEGLQQVLAEIEADEFDWSIQLEDVHMNVESRLTDIIGAVGKKLHTGRSRNDQVATDIRLWLREETDNIIALLVRLQSGLLDLAEQHTDTIMPGFTHLQTAQPVSFGHHVMAWFEMLFRDTERLVDARRRINQLPLGSAALAGTTFPIDRTITAELLGFEGICQNSLDAVSDRDFAIEFTAAASILMMHMSRMSEEIILWMSAQFNFVQIPDRFCTGSSIMPQKKNPDVPELVRGKAARVFGQLMTLLSLMKSQPLAYNKDNQEDKEPLFDCVDTLTGSLLAFADMLPNITPNKENMRAATMKGYATATDLADYLVRNGVAFRDAHEVVGNAVALGIKEGVDLSDLSLAQLQSFSDAIGDDVFDYLTLEGSLAARDHLGGTAPNQVKQAVRRGRTRLEVFA; encoded by the coding sequence ATGAACGCCACTTCTTCAAATCCTAGTAATCCCGAGCAAAATAAAAATTCACATGCATCTGATTCTAGCACAGATGCTGCCACAACAAACGCTGCTGCACAAAACAGCCCAGGCCAGCAAATGTGGGGCGGGCGCTTTAGTGAAGCAACAGACAGCTTCGTTGCCGCCTTTACCGCTTCAGTAGGCTTCGATCAACGCTTTGCGCGTCATGATATCGAAGGCTCAATCGCTCATGCGACTATGCTCAAAGAGTGCGATATTTTAAGCGCTGATGAGGTCGCGACAATTATTGAAGGCCTGCAGCAAGTGCTAGCCGAGATTGAGGCCGATGAGTTTGATTGGTCAATTCAGCTGGAAGATGTACATATGAACGTTGAGTCGCGCCTGACTGATATTATTGGTGCGGTCGGTAAAAAGCTACATACCGGTCGTAGTCGTAATGACCAAGTCGCAACCGATATTCGCCTGTGGCTGCGTGAAGAAACCGATAATATCATTGCGCTATTGGTACGCTTGCAGAGCGGCTTATTAGATTTAGCTGAACAACATACCGATACTATTATGCCGGGATTTACCCATTTGCAAACCGCACAACCGGTCAGCTTTGGTCACCACGTGATGGCATGGTTTGAGATGCTATTTCGTGATACTGAGCGACTGGTGGATGCGCGTCGCCGTATCAATCAATTACCACTCGGCAGCGCCGCTCTTGCTGGCACGACCTTCCCAATCGACCGTACGATTACTGCGGAACTTCTTGGTTTTGAGGGCATTTGCCAAAACTCGCTCGATGCCGTATCCGATCGCGACTTTGCCATTGAGTTTACCGCTGCCGCTTCTATCTTAATGATGCATATGTCGCGCATGAGTGAGGAAATTATCTTATGGATGTCCGCACAATTTAATTTTGTGCAGATACCGGATCGCTTTTGTACTGGTTCATCCATCATGCCACAGAAGAAAAACCCTGATGTACCAGAGCTGGTACGTGGTAAAGCGGCTCGCGTATTCGGACAGTTAATGACCTTATTGAGCCTCATGAAAAGCCAGCCACTGGCCTACAATAAAGACAACCAAGAAGACAAAGAGCCGCTTTTTGATTGCGTAGACACTTTGACAGGCTCGCTATTAGCCTTTGCCGATATGCTACCAAATATCACGCCTAATAAAGAAAATATGCGCGCGGCGACCATGAAAGGTTATGCCACTGCTACCGATTTGGCCGATTATCTAGTGCGAAATGGGGTTGCGTTCCGTGATGCCCATGAAGTGGTGGGCAATGCTGTTGCTTTGGGTATTAAAGAAGGTGTGGACTTGAGCGACTTATCATTGGCACAATTGCAGTCATTTAGCGATGCCATCGGCGATGACGTGTTTGACTACTTAACCTTAGAAGGTTCATTAGCAGCGCGTGACCATTTGGGCGGCACTGCACCCAATCAAGTGAAGCAGGCGGTGCGCCGTGGACGTACCCGTTTAGAAGTCTTTGCTTAA
- a CDS encoding histidine kinase gives MINIGWLDYNPQAFVLNILFNSMITGSFTLVFLLYFIRRHRELNALKLSFEHKLTAQNDLIKARLAPHFFFNTLNTLTSLIESNPSRAAALLQHVSALFRASFSGTREISFEEEVALCEHYLAIESSRLADKLAVSWQLPDEDVMYDMVITVLTLQGVLEKVLFSVVEMTTETIIIDIAVTWQQHRVTITVTAQLPSKTLMISHNLRQHVDFYVQAERLKIHFGQSADIQSTVTSQQIITIIDYPLQDVGL, from the coding sequence ATGATTAATATTGGCTGGCTTGACTACAATCCTCAAGCGTTTGTCTTAAATATATTGTTTAATAGTATGATTACTGGTAGCTTCACATTAGTGTTTTTACTGTATTTCATACGCCGTCATCGAGAGCTCAATGCTCTTAAGCTATCTTTTGAGCATAAGCTGACCGCTCAAAACGACTTGATCAAAGCTCGTCTCGCCCCGCACTTTTTCTTTAATACGCTTAACACTTTAACTTCACTTATTGAATCCAATCCGTCACGTGCAGCCGCGTTATTGCAGCACGTATCAGCGTTGTTCCGTGCTAGTTTTAGTGGCACGCGTGAAATTAGCTTTGAAGAAGAAGTGGCGCTTTGCGAGCATTATTTGGCGATTGAGTCGAGCCGTTTGGCCGATAAACTTGCTGTGAGTTGGCAGCTGCCCGACGAAGATGTAATGTACGATATGGTCATCACTGTTTTGACCTTGCAGGGTGTGCTTGAAAAAGTACTGTTTAGCGTGGTAGAGATGACCACCGAAACCATTATTATTGATATCGCCGTGACCTGGCAGCAGCACCGAGTTACTATTACCGTTACTGCTCAGCTTCCCAGCAAAACGTTAATGATTAGTCATAATTTGCGCCAACATGTGGACTTTTATGTTCAAGCTGAGCGCTTAAAAATTCATTTCGGACAAAGTGCCGATATTCAAAGCACGGTCACCAGTCAGCAAATCATAACCATCATTGATTATCCCCTACAAGATGTTGGTTTGTAA
- a CDS encoding LytR/AlgR family response regulator transcription factor, whose product MRIIVCDDEPLARERLVRIVQESGHQVVAQATTGVEAIVAVKTHQPDVILLDIRMPEMDGVRCAQELSELKHPPAIIFVTAYDHYAIAALKANAIGYLLKPANKDELLEALGKAKNLNAAQLNEIRKLEDPTARPVREHIAARTHRGVELIELKDIYYCSADQKYVKVRHKEGIVLIDETLKELEQEFDDRLFRVHRNAMINLKFLDFLETVDAGNYQVHFKGIEETLAVSRRHLPALREKIQSM is encoded by the coding sequence ATGCGAATTATAGTTTGTGATGATGAGCCATTGGCACGTGAGCGTTTGGTCAGGATTGTGCAAGAGTCAGGTCATCAGGTGGTCGCACAAGCAACGACCGGGGTAGAAGCCATTGTCGCAGTAAAAACCCATCAGCCAGATGTCATATTACTAGACATTCGGATGCCCGAAATGGATGGTGTGCGCTGTGCCCAAGAGCTCAGTGAGCTCAAGCATCCGCCGGCTATTATCTTCGTTACCGCTTATGATCATTATGCGATTGCGGCCCTTAAAGCCAATGCTATTGGCTACTTATTAAAACCTGCAAACAAGGATGAGCTGTTAGAGGCACTTGGCAAAGCCAAAAATCTAAACGCCGCCCAATTAAATGAAATTCGTAAGCTTGAAGATCCAACTGCTCGGCCAGTACGAGAGCATATCGCCGCCCGTACCCATCGTGGGGTAGAGCTGATTGAGTTGAAAGATATTTATTATTGCAGTGCCGATCAAAAGTACGTCAAAGTTCGTCATAAAGAGGGCATTGTGTTGATTGATGAGACCTTAAAGGAGCTGGAGCAAGAATTTGACGATCGACTGTTTCGTGTGCACCGTAATGCCATGATCAATCTAAAATTTTTGGATTTTTTAGAGACTGTAGATGCTGGAAATTACCAAGTACACTTTAAAGGTATTGAGGAGACTTTAGCCGTCAGCCGTCGCCATCTACCCGCGTTACGTGAAAAAATTCAAAGTATGTAG
- the hemC gene encoding hydroxymethylbilane synthase has protein sequence MSNSSQQPALTTLNIATRQSPLALWQAEHIRDRLLVLYPSLTINLLKIVTKGDKILDTPLAKIGGKGLFVKELEQAMYDKQADIAVHSLKDVPMQLPEGLMLGVYCTRASPTDAFVSNTYNGLDELPEGAVVGTSSLRRQCQLKAYRPDLQIKTLRGNVGTRLGKLDAGDYDAIILATSGLQRIELDARIRGELDIDVCLPAVGQGALAIECREDDAEILALLAPLNDDKARIRLIAERALNRHLEGGCQVPIAAFAVLHAADDSVDIENNYIENDDAGNRLWLRGRVGQADGSELLKAEKRTILSGTQVEQEAQANQLGIEVADMLLADGAGAILAAIYHPE, from the coding sequence ATGAGCAACTCGTCGCAACAACCTGCTTTGACTACCTTAAATATCGCCACCCGTCAGAGTCCATTGGCATTATGGCAAGCCGAACACATTCGTGATCGCTTGCTAGTACTGTATCCTAGCTTGACTATTAACTTGCTAAAAATTGTCACTAAAGGTGACAAAATTTTGGACACGCCACTGGCCAAAATCGGTGGAAAGGGGTTGTTTGTGAAAGAGCTTGAGCAAGCAATGTATGACAAACAGGCAGATATTGCAGTGCACTCATTAAAAGACGTTCCCATGCAATTGCCTGAAGGTTTGATGCTGGGTGTCTATTGCACGCGTGCCTCTCCGACTGATGCGTTCGTCTCTAATACCTATAACGGTCTTGACGAGTTACCTGAAGGCGCAGTGGTGGGAACCTCAAGTTTACGCCGTCAGTGTCAACTTAAAGCCTATCGTCCAGATTTGCAAATCAAAACCCTGCGCGGTAACGTTGGGACGCGTCTAGGTAAGCTGGATGCAGGCGATTATGATGCCATTATTCTAGCCACCAGCGGTCTACAGCGTATTGAGCTGGACGCGCGTATTCGCGGAGAATTAGATATTGATGTCTGCTTGCCTGCTGTTGGACAAGGGGCATTAGCAATTGAATGTCGTGAAGATGATGCTGAGATATTAGCCTTACTCGCGCCGCTCAATGATGACAAAGCACGCATCCGTTTAATCGCTGAGCGCGCTTTAAATCGTCACTTAGAAGGCGGCTGCCAAGTCCCGATTGCTGCTTTTGCTGTTTTACATGCCGCTGATGACAGCGTCGATATTGAGAATAATTATATCGAAAACGATGATGCTGGCAATAGGTTGTGGCTACGTGGCCGAGTCGGACAAGCCGATGGTAGCGAGTTGCTAAAAGCTGAAAAACGTACTATTTTGAGTGGTACCCAAGTAGAACAAGAAGCGCAAGCCAATCAGCTCGGCATTGAAGTGGCTGATATGCTACTTGCAGATGGCGCTGGTGCTATTTTGGCAGCGATTTACCATCCTGAATAG
- a CDS encoding uroporphyrinogen-III synthase, whose protein sequence is MSWSSPPTYSKSNQEVDGVAMPPQVVINTRPVERAAPLTCHLQAAGFIVVDIPMLALQSRAVIEEDMRLMRQWLAGDYQALVIVSPTAAASGLAVWQTLELERNAQDINSKSEIASTKPPSHLIAVGEATAAVLNNAQLPAANYQVRQPTSANNEGMLVMPEIERLEAGDKVLIWRGLGGRRLLVDALQARGVHIDSIAWYERVMPTDANTHYQQWLKQFSVQKATQKLAQPIAQIQQPKPIVVISSGTAFEHWVSIVDPVQALDSESKSDINLDANSDGSSPVILDTNLSNGSPLKLSDFAYVVLGERLAHMVAEQQLSYWRVEDLTPETILAAIRSSC, encoded by the coding sequence ATGTCTTGGTCATCGCCGCCCACTTACTCTAAGTCAAATCAGGAAGTTGATGGTGTAGCAATGCCGCCGCAAGTGGTGATTAATACCCGCCCAGTAGAGCGTGCTGCGCCGCTTACCTGTCATTTACAAGCAGCAGGTTTTATAGTCGTTGATATACCGATGCTAGCGTTGCAATCGCGCGCAGTCATAGAAGAAGATATGAGACTGATGCGCCAATGGCTGGCGGGCGATTATCAAGCCTTGGTCATTGTAAGCCCAACAGCTGCTGCTTCAGGCTTAGCGGTTTGGCAAACACTTGAACTTGAAAGAAATGCTCAAGATATTAATAGTAAATCAGAAATAGCTTCGACGAAACCACCAAGCCATTTAATTGCCGTTGGGGAAGCTACCGCCGCCGTATTGAATAATGCCCAACTACCAGCGGCAAACTACCAAGTGCGACAGCCTACGAGTGCCAATAACGAAGGTATGCTGGTCATGCCTGAGATTGAAAGGCTAGAAGCTGGTGATAAGGTACTGATATGGCGTGGACTTGGCGGACGCCGACTATTGGTTGATGCCTTACAAGCGCGCGGTGTACATATCGATAGCATTGCGTGGTATGAGCGAGTTATGCCTACCGATGCCAATACTCACTACCAACAGTGGCTGAAACAATTCAGTGTGCAAAAGGCAACGCAAAAGCTAGCGCAACCCATAGCGCAAATACAGCAACCAAAGCCTATTGTTGTTATTAGTAGTGGCACGGCCTTTGAGCATTGGGTAAGTATAGTCGATCCAGTGCAAGCGCTTGACTCAGAATCGAAGTCAGATATAAATCTAGATGCAAATTCAGATGGCAGTTCGCCTGTAATTTTAGATACGAATTTGAGTAATGGGTCGCCACTTAAATTGTCGGACTTTGCTTATGTGGTACTAGGTGAGCGCTTAGCTCATATGGTCGCTGAGCAACAACTGAGCTATTGGCGAGTAGAAGATCTGACTCCTGAGACTATCCTTGCAGCAATTAGAAGTAGTTGTTAA
- a CDS encoding acyl-CoA thioesterase: MNKANQPSSLTTDKQVNSGPDTPDALARYPIIHTQPIHWGEMDAFNHLNNVVYYRYAESARIAYLQALGMFDGSMVTVLAQSSCQYLQPVTFPDTLLLGVRCQRLGTTSIVIDYSYYSCTQQAIVATAEAVVVRLASGGEQKLPWTEEERARLLALEKKVGHTPEL, translated from the coding sequence ATGAACAAGGCCAATCAACCCTCAAGTTTAACCACTGATAAGCAAGTCAACAGCGGTCCTGACACACCTGACGCATTGGCGCGTTATCCCATTATTCATACTCAGCCGATCCACTGGGGTGAGATGGATGCTTTTAACCATTTAAATAATGTGGTTTATTATCGTTATGCTGAGTCAGCACGTATCGCCTATTTGCAGGCGTTGGGTATGTTTGATGGCAGTATGGTGACGGTGCTGGCACAGTCCAGCTGTCAGTATTTACAGCCAGTGACTTTCCCCGATACTTTGTTATTAGGCGTGCGTTGTCAGCGCTTGGGTACAACCAGTATCGTGATAGATTACAGTTATTATAGCTGCACACAACAAGCAATCGTTGCTACGGCTGAGGCAGTAGTGGTACGTCTGGCTAGCGGTGGTGAACAAAAGTTACCGTGGACAGAAGAGGAACGTGCGCGTTTATTAGCGTTAGAAAAAAAGGTAGGGCATACGCCTGAATTATAA
- the ribBA gene encoding bifunctional 3,4-dihydroxy-2-butanone-4-phosphate synthase/GTP cyclohydrolase II has protein sequence MNLNTIPEIIEDIRAGKMVILMDDEDRENEGDIIMAATHVRPEDINFMITHARGLVCLTLSQARCQQLALPLMSDRNEAKFSTNFTVSIEAAEGVTTGISAADRARTVQAAVSSSAKPEDIVQPGHIFPIMAQNGGVLHRAGHTEAGCDLARIAGLEPAAVIVEIINDDGTMARRDDLEIFAKEHDLKIGTIADLINYRISNEQTVEEIESRPFETEYGTFTLHRFREFGADETHLALVKGNVSEGVSTVRVHGFHPLRDLFAAKNDTTGRSGWSVQSALKEINASERGVLVWIGSHQPIDLGDALDKASDNQSLSTIAQQPYRSIGVGAQILRHLGVRDMRLLSSPMKFYALSGFDLNVVDFIHAPKQD, from the coding sequence ATGAATTTAAATACGATTCCTGAGATTATCGAAGATATTCGCGCAGGTAAAATGGTCATTTTGATGGATGATGAAGATCGCGAAAATGAAGGCGATATCATCATGGCAGCGACTCATGTGCGCCCCGAAGATATTAACTTTATGATTACCCATGCTCGCGGTTTAGTCTGCTTGACCTTATCACAAGCCCGTTGCCAACAGTTGGCTCTGCCGCTAATGTCAGATCGTAATGAAGCGAAATTTAGCACTAACTTTACCGTATCTATTGAAGCGGCTGAAGGCGTGACTACCGGTATTTCTGCCGCAGACCGCGCACGTACCGTTCAAGCAGCAGTATCATCTTCTGCCAAACCTGAAGATATCGTCCAGCCTGGACACATCTTTCCTATCATGGCCCAAAACGGCGGCGTATTACACCGTGCTGGCCATACCGAAGCAGGTTGTGATTTAGCCCGCATTGCAGGGCTTGAACCAGCAGCTGTTATCGTAGAAATTATCAATGATGATGGTACGATGGCGCGCCGTGATGACCTTGAGATATTCGCAAAAGAGCATGATCTCAAGATTGGCACTATCGCAGATTTAATCAACTATCGTATTTCTAATGAGCAAACCGTAGAAGAGATTGAGTCGCGTCCGTTCGAGACCGAATACGGTACGTTTACTTTGCATCGTTTCCGCGAGTTTGGTGCTGATGAAACCCATTTAGCTTTAGTAAAAGGTAACGTTAGTGAAGGCGTCAGTACTGTGCGTGTACATGGTTTTCATCCTTTGCGTGACTTGTTTGCGGCTAAGAATGATACGACCGGACGTAGCGGCTGGAGTGTGCAATCTGCTTTAAAAGAAATCAACGCCTCAGAGCGCGGTGTGTTGGTATGGATTGGTAGCCATCAACCGATTGATTTGGGAGATGCGTTAGATAAAGCTTCAGACAATCAATCGTTGTCTACTATTGCCCAGCAACCCTATCGCAGTATTGGCGTTGGCGCGCAGATTTTACGGCATTTGGGCGTGCGTGATATGCGCTTATTGTCATCACCGATGAAGTTCTATGCGCTGTCAGGTTTTGATCTGAATGTAGTAGACTTTATTCATGCTCCTAAGCAAGATTAA